The DNA sequence CCCTGTTCTGGGGCGTCGAGTCGTTCGTCGTGGACCGCGTCACCCACACCGACCAGATGGTCGCGCAGGTGGACGAGGCGCTGAAGTCGACGGGCCGCGCCGAGAACGGCGACAAGGTCATCATCATCTCCGGCTCCCCTCCCGGGATCCCCGGAACCACCAACGACATCCGCGTCCACAAGGTCGGCGACGTCCTCTAGGGCGGATGAGGAAGGCCCCGCTGCGGCGGGGCCTTCCGCGTGTCATCCCCGGGTCATACGCGCCTGTCATACCTGGGGATGATTTCCGGTTCTCCCACCGAATCGGAAGGGTCGGCGGCGGGTCGCCGAGCGTATCCTCGGGACTATGAAGCACCGCCTGATCCGCTGGCTCCCGGCCATCGTCGTCCCCGCCGCCATCGCCGCGGGCGCGATCGCCATCCCGCTCGCCGCGGGGGCGGCGGACCTGCCCGTGAAGTCGCCGGAGGACGTCCTCCGGCTGGTCGCGTCGAGCGACACCAAGGCGTTCTCCGGCACCGTCGAGCAGACCTCCGACCTGGGGCTGCCGAGCATCCCGAAGATGGGAGGCGGGTCCTCCAGCGCGGACAGCTCCATCGCGAGCACGCTCTCGCTGCTGATGGGCGACCACACGGCCAAGGTCTACGTGGACGGCCCGACCAAGGTTCGTGTGCAGCTGCTCGACCAGCTCGCCGAGCGCGACGCGATCCGCAACGGATCGGACGTCTGGCTCTACCAGTCCAGCGACCAGTCGGTCACCCACGCGACCGTCCCCGCGCACGAGAAGAGCGCGACCGCCACGCCGACGCCCGACGCCACCGCGACCACGCCGCAGGCGCTCGCCCAGAAGTTCCTCGCCGCCGTCGACCCGGCCACGAAGGTCACCCTCGGCGCGAACACGAAGGTCGCCAACCGCGACGCGTACGACCTGGTGCTGACGCCGCGCACCGACGCCACCCTGGTGGGTTCGGTGTCCATCGCCGTGGATGGGCAGACCGGCCTCCCCCTTCAGGTGCAGGTGATGGCGCGCGGCGCCTCCTCGCCGGCGTTCCAGGCCGGGTTCAGCGACTTCACGCCGGGCGCTCCGGACGCGAGCGTCTTCTCGTTCACCCCGCCGAAGGGCGCGAAGGTCACCGAGCAGACGCCGAAGACCAGTGGTGAGCACTCGGGCAGCGCCGATCGGCCCAAGCCGACCGTGACGGGCACCGGCTGGGCGACCATCGTGAGCCTCCCGGCGGGCACGGTCCCTGCGCAGGCGCTGGCCGACCCGCTGCTCGCGCAGCTGACCCAGCCGGCCGGCGGAGGCCGCGCGCTGTCGACCACGCTGGTGTCGGTGCTGGTGACCGCGGACGGTCGGGTGCTGGCGGGAGCCGTCCCCGTCTCCGCCCTGCAGGCCGCCGCTCAGTGAGCGACCGCCGGTGAGCGCCGCCTCCGTGGGCGACCGCGCGGCGACCGCCGCCGCCATCGCGACGAGCGGCCTGACCAAGCGCTTCCGCGGGCGCGCCGTCGTGGACGGGCTCAGCCTGTCGGTGCCGCGCGGCTCCGTGTTCGGGTTCCTCGGGCCGAACGGCTCGGGCAAGACCACGACCATCCGGATGCTGCTGGGGCTGATCTCGCCGTCCGCCGGGTCGATCGACCTGCTCGGGGAGTCCATGCCCGACCGCGGCGCGACCGTGCTGCCGCGTGTCGGCGCGCTGGTCGAGGGGCCGGCGTTCGCGCCGTACCTGTCCGGCACCGCGAACCTGGTCCGCCGCGACACCGCCGACAGGTACGCGTCGGGCGCGACCCGCTCGGCGCGCGTGGCGGCGGCCCTCGAGCGCGTCGGCCTCACGCACGCGGCAGGCAAGCACGTGCGCACCTACTCGCTCGGCATGAAGCAGCGGCTCGGTATCGCCGGCGCCCTGCTCACCGACCGCGACCTCCTGGTGCTCGACGAGCCCACCAACGGGCTCGACCCGCAGGGCACGCGCGAGGTGCGCAACCTGGTCCGCTCGCTCGCCGACGAGGGCACGACGGTGTTCGTCTCCAGCCACCTGCTCGCCGAGATCGAGCAGATCTGCACGCACGCCGCGATCATGCGCACCGGCCGGCTGGTCGCCCAGGGCTCGCTGGACGAGCTGCGCAGCGCCTCCGGGCCGCGCGTGAGCGTGACGACGCCGGACCGGGCGACCGCGGCGGACGTGCTCGCCCGGTTCGGGCTCGCGCCGGAGACCGGCGGCGACGGGGTGGAGGCCGCGCTCATCGAGGGCTCGCCCGCCGTGGAGGACATCGCCGCGCGCCTGGTCGGCGCGGGCGTCCGGCTGCGCGGGTTCGCCGTCCGGTCCTCCAGCCTGGAGGAGCGTTTCGTGGAGCTGACGGGGGAGGGCTTCGATGTCGAGCAGTGAGGCGGTCCCGGTCGGGGAGGTCGCAGCGACTACGGCCGACCGCCCGGTCGCGTCGGTCGGCGCACGGCGCGCACGTCCCGCGGCGGGCTGGGCGCTGCTGGGCTCCGAGCTGTCGGTGATGTTCCGGCGGTGGCGCACCTGGGCGATGCTCGGCGCGCTGGCGGCCGTTCCCATCCTCATC is a window from the Leifsonia shinshuensis genome containing:
- a CDS encoding ABC transporter ATP-binding protein, coding for MSAASVGDRAATAAAIATSGLTKRFRGRAVVDGLSLSVPRGSVFGFLGPNGSGKTTTIRMLLGLISPSAGSIDLLGESMPDRGATVLPRVGALVEGPAFAPYLSGTANLVRRDTADRYASGATRSARVAAALERVGLTHAAGKHVRTYSLGMKQRLGIAGALLTDRDLLVLDEPTNGLDPQGTREVRNLVRSLADEGTTVFVSSHLLAEIEQICTHAAIMRTGRLVAQGSLDELRSASGPRVSVTTPDRATAADVLARFGLAPETGGDGVEAALIEGSPAVEDIAARLVGAGVRLRGFAVRSSSLEERFVELTGEGFDVEQ
- a CDS encoding LolA family protein — translated: MKHRLIRWLPAIVVPAAIAAGAIAIPLAAGAADLPVKSPEDVLRLVASSDTKAFSGTVEQTSDLGLPSIPKMGGGSSSADSSIASTLSLLMGDHTAKVYVDGPTKVRVQLLDQLAERDAIRNGSDVWLYQSSDQSVTHATVPAHEKSATATPTPDATATTPQALAQKFLAAVDPATKVTLGANTKVANRDAYDLVLTPRTDATLVGSVSIAVDGQTGLPLQVQVMARGASSPAFQAGFSDFTPGAPDASVFSFTPPKGAKVTEQTPKTSGEHSGSADRPKPTVTGTGWATIVSLPAGTVPAQALADPLLAQLTQPAGGGRALSTTLVSVLVTADGRVLAGAVPVSALQAAAQ